A region from the Rosa rugosa chromosome 6, drRosRugo1.1, whole genome shotgun sequence genome encodes:
- the LOC133717787 gene encoding uncharacterized protein LOC133717787 isoform X2: MRTPMVPLRTCLMMLPMEALQWKRITQTAQCFRCQQENESPVHATWSCAACVAVFERATFFSSLSSGQYPSFISFFDHAMKTVADEELQLLVILLWMNWHDRNKSYHQESTETPDRIFENGVRLLTEWNNANFRNGTANRDSGVAVNGDVESRWKAPEDGVIKLNCDGVVSLNVKQFGTGFVVRNHQGLLVLAGGQRLSHQLSSVVVNLLAIKEGLEAVKECGGGRVVVETNCLLAVKVLNQRNQCFAAEGIIVEEIQSLMSDLNVYEIQHVRKTGNQGAHAVAKFVAQEQGCFKWLEVGPSWLMSIIDSDRPLTQGSARDMSSDWTSNVLGIHEATLDHSHYM, from the exons ATGAGAACTCCTATGGTGCCATTGAGGACTTGTCTGATG ATGCTTCCGATGGAGGCGCTCCAATGGAAGCGGATTACTCAGACGGCTCAATGTTTCCGATGCCAACAAGAGAATGAATCGCCTGTACACGCAACATGGAGTTGTGCGGCCTGCGTTGCGGTGTTTGAAAGGGCgacttttttctcttctttgtcATCGGGTCAGTATCCCtcgtttatttctttttttgatcaTGCGATGAAAACTGTGGCAGATGAGGAGCTCCAGTTGCTTGTTATCTTGCTTTGGATGAACTGGCATGATCGAAATAAGTCTTATCATCAAGAAAGTACTGAGACGCCTGATCGTATATTTGAAAATGGTGTGAGACTTTTGACTGAATGGAATAATGCAAATTTTAGAAATGGGACAGCAAATAGAGATAGTGGAGTTGCTGTTAATGGGGATGTGGAAAGTAGGTGGAAGGCCCCAGAGGATGGAGTTATAAAACTAAATTGTGATGGAGTTGTCTCCCTTAATGTAAAGCAATTTGGCACGGGTTTTGTGGTAAGAAATCATCAAGGTTTGTTGGTGTTAGCTGGTggtcaaaggctgtcccatcaaCTTTCAAGTGTAGTGGTCAATCTTTTGGCAATTAAAGAGGGTCTGGAGGCCGTGAAGGAGTGTGGGGGAGGAAGAGTAGTTGTGGAGACAAATTGTCTCCTGGCTGTGAAGGTGTTGAATCAAAGAAACCAATGTTTTGCTGCTGAAGGAATAATTGTGGAAGAGATTCAATCTCTGATGTCAGATCTTAATGTTTATGAGATTCAACATGTTCGAAAGACTGGAAATCAAGGTGCACATGCAGTTGCAAAGTTTGTTGCCCAGGAACAAGGGTGTTTTAAGTGGTTAGAGGTTGGGCCTTCTTGGCTCATGTCCATCATTGATAGTGATAGGCCTTTAACTCAAGGAAGTGCTAGGGATATGAGTAGTGATTGGACTTCTAATGTGTTAGGCATCCATGAGGCTACGTTGGATCATTCCCACTATATGTAA
- the LOC133717787 gene encoding uncharacterized protein LOC133717787 isoform X1, translated as MFHHTFIFAFRPFSYGTVQCHVVIALFTGCLFFVFFSLSFFFLWSDTFNYKQMLPMEALQWKRITQTAQCFRCQQENESPVHATWSCAACVAVFERATFFSSLSSGQYPSFISFFDHAMKTVADEELQLLVILLWMNWHDRNKSYHQESTETPDRIFENGVRLLTEWNNANFRNGTANRDSGVAVNGDVESRWKAPEDGVIKLNCDGVVSLNVKQFGTGFVVRNHQGLLVLAGGQRLSHQLSSVVVNLLAIKEGLEAVKECGGGRVVVETNCLLAVKVLNQRNQCFAAEGIIVEEIQSLMSDLNVYEIQHVRKTGNQGAHAVAKFVAQEQGCFKWLEVGPSWLMSIIDSDRPLTQGSARDMSSDWTSNVLGIHEATLDHSHYM; from the coding sequence ATGTTTCATCATACATTCATCTTTGCTTTTCGGCCATTTTCCTATGGTACTGTTCAGTGTCATGTGGTCATAGCACTTTTCACGGGTTgtctattttttgttttcttttctctctcttttttttttttgtggtctgACACTTTTAACTACAAACAGATGCTTCCGATGGAGGCGCTCCAATGGAAGCGGATTACTCAGACGGCTCAATGTTTCCGATGCCAACAAGAGAATGAATCGCCTGTACACGCAACATGGAGTTGTGCGGCCTGCGTTGCGGTGTTTGAAAGGGCgacttttttctcttctttgtcATCGGGTCAGTATCCCtcgtttatttctttttttgatcaTGCGATGAAAACTGTGGCAGATGAGGAGCTCCAGTTGCTTGTTATCTTGCTTTGGATGAACTGGCATGATCGAAATAAGTCTTATCATCAAGAAAGTACTGAGACGCCTGATCGTATATTTGAAAATGGTGTGAGACTTTTGACTGAATGGAATAATGCAAATTTTAGAAATGGGACAGCAAATAGAGATAGTGGAGTTGCTGTTAATGGGGATGTGGAAAGTAGGTGGAAGGCCCCAGAGGATGGAGTTATAAAACTAAATTGTGATGGAGTTGTCTCCCTTAATGTAAAGCAATTTGGCACGGGTTTTGTGGTAAGAAATCATCAAGGTTTGTTGGTGTTAGCTGGTggtcaaaggctgtcccatcaaCTTTCAAGTGTAGTGGTCAATCTTTTGGCAATTAAAGAGGGTCTGGAGGCCGTGAAGGAGTGTGGGGGAGGAAGAGTAGTTGTGGAGACAAATTGTCTCCTGGCTGTGAAGGTGTTGAATCAAAGAAACCAATGTTTTGCTGCTGAAGGAATAATTGTGGAAGAGATTCAATCTCTGATGTCAGATCTTAATGTTTATGAGATTCAACATGTTCGAAAGACTGGAAATCAAGGTGCACATGCAGTTGCAAAGTTTGTTGCCCAGGAACAAGGGTGTTTTAAGTGGTTAGAGGTTGGGCCTTCTTGGCTCATGTCCATCATTGATAGTGATAGGCCTTTAACTCAAGGAAGTGCTAGGGATATGAGTAGTGATTGGACTTCTAATGTGTTAGGCATCCATGAGGCTACGTTGGATCATTCCCACTATATGTAA